The nucleotide sequence GCCCGCATGGTCCGCTTCGCCGCGAGCGACAAGTCGCTTCGGCTCGTCGTTCGAATCGACCCGGCCACCCCTTTTTCACTGGTTGGCGACCCGCATCACCTGCGGGAAATCCTGCTCAATCTGCTCTCCAACGCCATCAAGTTCACCAACGAGGGTTACGTTGCGCTCGAGGTCAAGTTGCGGGCGGTCGCGCCGGAGCGCCTCGTGCTGCGCTTTGAAGTGCACGACACCGGCATCGGAATCGCGCCGGAGGCGCTGGAGCGCGTGTTCGACAGCTTCACCCAGGAAGACACGAGCACGACGCGCCGGTACGGCGGCACCGGGCTCGGTACGACCATCGCCAAACAGCTCGCCGAGCTGATGGGAGGCCGCATCGGAGTGAGCAGCATCAAGGGAAAGGGATCCGTGTTCTGGTGTGAGCTTCCGTTCCGCGGCGCAAGCGACGTCCCGGCACCCGACCGCCCGCCCGACGGCGCCCGCGTCATCTTCCTCGCTCAGACCGACGACCGGACGGAAACCATCTCGTCCATCCTCGAACCGGCGGGAATAAGCCTGCTGCGGGTTCGCAATCACGACGAGGCCGCAGCGGCGCTCGCGCGGTCGATCCGCCTGGGCAACCCGCTGCTCGGCATCCTGCTCGACGGCGTCGATCCGGAGAATGGCGATACCCGCGGGCTGTCCGAGAAGACCCTTGCCGCGCAGGTTCCGCTCATTCTCCTGACCGACCGGATCCTGCCCGAGGAACTGCAGCGCGAAGCCGGAATGTTCGCGGCACTTCCCGCGACCCCTTCCTTTCCGCTGTTGTGGAACGCGCTGCGCGCTTCGCCCGCATTTCGTGCCGAGCGCGATCGGGCCGTCATACAGGTCGAGCCGTGGGCCTGGAACGCGCGCGGCAACGCCTGCCGCCGCGCATTGATCGCGGACGACAACCGGACCAATCTCCTGATCCTCCAGAAGATGCTCGAACGGGCGAATTACGAAGTAGACAGCGTGCAGGACGGAGAGCAGGCGCTCGAGCGCCTGGCCACGGGGCGTTACAAGGTCGCCGTCATCGACATGCACATGCCGGGGATGGACGGGGTGGATCTGATTCGGCAATACCGTTTCCTGAATCCTCGCTCCTCACTGCCGATCGTCGTCCTGACCGCGAATGCGACGATGGAGGCGAAAACGGAATGCGCCGATGCGGGTGCCGACGCGTATCTGACGAAACCGGTCAGTGCCGATTTGCTGCTGTCCACCGTGGACCGCCTTGTGGACGATCACGAAGTAACCGACTTGAACAAGCGTCGGCCCGCCTCCTCTCCGGGTGCGCCGAAAGCGTCGCCGGACGTTCTGGATCTCGATCTGCTCTCGGAGCTCGACCGCATGTACGTCGATCCCGCCGCGTTCCGGCAGGTCGTCGAGAGCTTCGAAACAGACGGCTACCGGCTGCTCTTACAGATGCGCTCGGCGTCCGGCGCGAGGAACCACGCCGGGTTTTGCGAGGCACTTCACGCGCTCAAGGGAAACGCCGCGAACATGGGCGCCCTTCGACTCGCGGACGTCTGCCAGCGCGCCGAAGGCGTGGGCTTCGTCGAGTTCCGGCAGGAAAGCGGCGGGTTGCTCGCCGAGGTGGAAGCGTGTTTCCTCGAGGCCCTCGGCGAGCTTCGCGGCCTGACCCTTTCCCCGGGCGTACTGGTGCGCAGACGCACGACCGAAGCCTGACCTCCCGCGTTCAATACGCGAGGCCCGCCGCCGTATGGGCGGGAAAGGCAATGACCGACTCGCCGCCCATGTCCTCGGCCGCGGCCGTCCGTTCGCTTCCCGCATCGAGCCTCAATTGTGCGGCCACCAGCCTGCGCATGACCTTGAGGTCGTGCGCCGTCAGCCGGAGAGCCGCGTCGACCCAGATCTCCACGACCGACGACAGCTCTTCTCGCGTCAGCGGCTGCACGCGCGCCTTGGCGTCGCGTATCGCCAGCAGCCCGTTTCGGGATCGACGGTGCTGCCGGATGAAGTTGTTCACCGCGTGTATCCCCTCCCCTTCGTTCGCAAGCACGTCTATCACACCCGCCTCGTACAGCTCTTCTGCGGTGTGTTGCTTGCCCGATTTGAGGAACCGCTCGGCCCGCACCATGCCGATGCGGCGCGAGAGAAGGCTGACCGCGCCCATCCCGGGAAAGAGATTGAACAGGATCTCGGGAAACCCGAATTGCGCCCCACGCTCGGCGATCACCACGTTGCTCGAGATCGCGGCTTCGAAGCCTCCACCGAGCGCCGTTCCCTGGACCAGGGTAATGGTGGTCAGTGACGGACAGCCGAGATTGGACGCATTGCGGTAAACCGCCTCGACGCACGCGTTCGCGTAGTTCATCAGTCCCGCGCGATCGTTGGACAGGATCAACCGGCCGAAAAGATCGAGATCGCCGCCGAGGTTGAACACCCGGGGCGTGGCGGACGCCAGCACGAGGTAGTCGACGGAATGAGGGTTGTGGAGCGGGGATTTCAGCGAGTCGGCGACCCGGTGC is from Sulfurifustis variabilis and encodes:
- a CDS encoding ATP-binding protein → MAAIELNSTAIKGFVRASSNHADALGGSSSCPTFHIVATHPPVAAVVDTMTPIAAGTLARYVRRFRLKRSDALGREQGQALVRLFVSSGVVAYLLTSHIPLDLSNGPPGWLLFSTSFLGFSAAVAYLALRDKGPSRFRRIVTNVADIGAISYLMIATEQVGAPLSVLYLWVTLGNGFRFGLPALVVSALLSVAGFSAVFMLSPFWQTHPMFALGVLISLILLPVYVSHLIRQITQARERAEEASAAKSRFLARMSHELRTPLNGIVGTTQLLLAGKRLGREERSLLEVINDSVAVSLRQIDNVLDFSRIEAGKLSLEQVDFDLHELVNNAARMVRFAASDKSLRLVVRIDPATPFSLVGDPHHLREILLNLLSNAIKFTNEGYVALEVKLRAVAPERLVLRFEVHDTGIGIAPEALERVFDSFTQEDTSTTRRYGGTGLGTTIAKQLAELMGGRIGVSSIKGKGSVFWCELPFRGASDVPAPDRPPDGARVIFLAQTDDRTETISSILEPAGISLLRVRNHDEAAAALARSIRLGNPLLGILLDGVDPENGDTRGLSEKTLAAQVPLILLTDRILPEELQREAGMFAALPATPSFPLLWNALRASPAFRAERDRAVIQVEPWAWNARGNACRRALIADDNRTNLLILQKMLERANYEVDSVQDGEQALERLATGRYKVAVIDMHMPGMDGVDLIRQYRFLNPRSSLPIVVLTANATMEAKTECADAGADAYLTKPVSADLLLSTVDRLVDDHEVTDLNKRRPASSPGAPKASPDVLDLDLLSELDRMYVDPAAFRQVVESFETDGYRLLLQMRSASGARNHAGFCEALHALKGNAANMGALRLADVCQRAEGVGFVEFRQESGGLLAEVEACFLEALGELRGLTLSPGVLVRRRTTEA
- a CDS encoding crotonase/enoyl-CoA hydratase family protein; the protein is MELAAQATLPFTDYAHLLTQYDPERRSLWYYLAPKPRPAFTPGLLADILDFQHRVADSLKSPLHNPHSVDYLVLASATPRVFNLGGDLDLFGRLILSNDRAGLMNYANACVEAVYRNASNLGCPSLTTITLVQGTALGGGFEAAISSNVVIAERGAQFGFPEILFNLFPGMGAVSLLSRRIGMVRAERFLKSGKQHTAEELYEAGVIDVLANEGEGIHAVNNFIRQHRRSRNGLLAIRDAKARVQPLTREELSSVVEIWVDAALRLTAHDLKVMRRLVAAQLRLDAGSERTAAAEDMGGESVIAFPAHTAAGLAY